The following are from one region of the Methanobacterium veterum genome:
- a CDS encoding helix-turn-helix transcriptional regulator has protein sequence MKTRIKEYRKELKMTQEELAEAVEVTRQTIIALEQGRYNPSLILAYRITKALKRGYIEEVFELEDIEL, from the coding sequence ATGAAAACAAGAATTAAAGAATATAGAAAAGAACTTAAAATGACTCAAGAGGAGTTAGCAGAAGCTGTTGAAGTAACACGGCAGACAATTATAGCTTTAGAACAGGGTAGGTATAACCCCTCTCTAATTTTAGCCTACAGAATTACTAAAGCTCTCAAAAGGGGATACATTGAGGAAGTATTCGAACTGGAGGACATAGAACTATGA
- a CDS encoding ABC transporter permease — MSIYKLSFKNFKRRKLRSALTMLGVIIGVTALVVLMGIGTGMTSYMKEETESLMGDITIVNSSGGSGITGSTGDTFLNSAAVSKIENMPQLYDIKKESQFYTQLNNMQIVVEGISDWNQIKINGTPGVVISKSLADDFNYKIGSNITIKDHKLTVTGTTNEGGFGIGLVFINIDKALDMNHNNVSTISANTKGDPDTVKKEIESSINGTSAFTKNDYTQQIDNIMQTVTLFVSAIASVALLVGVISIVNIMLVNVSERTREIGVLKAIGFTNREILGSILTEAGLLGFMASVIGIIAAAILMEMGIMLYGPQLGLENMSFTQMLPLWLVAGVIVGATILSVLAGLYPAWRASKLNVVEALRYE; from the coding sequence ATGAGCATTTATAAACTATCTTTTAAAAATTTTAAAAGAAGAAAACTTAGAAGCGCCCTAACTATGCTGGGTGTGATTATAGGCGTTACTGCCCTAGTGGTACTTATGGGTATTGGTACAGGGATGACGTCCTACATGAAAGAGGAAACTGAATCACTTATGGGTGATATTACCATAGTAAACAGCTCCGGCGGATCAGGAATCACAGGATCTACCGGCGACACATTTCTAAACTCTGCTGCAGTTTCCAAAATAGAAAACATGCCCCAACTTTACGATATTAAAAAAGAATCACAATTCTACACCCAATTAAACAACATGCAGATAGTTGTTGAAGGAATCAGCGACTGGAATCAGATAAAAATTAACGGTACCCCTGGCGTTGTTATAAGTAAATCACTTGCTGATGATTTTAATTATAAAATTGGAAGTAACATAACTATTAAAGACCATAAATTAACAGTAACTGGGACAACCAACGAAGGCGGGTTCGGAATAGGGCTTGTATTCATAAACATAGATAAGGCTCTTGATATGAACCATAATAATGTATCTACTATTTCTGCAAATACTAAAGGCGATCCAGATACTGTTAAAAAAGAAATAGAAAGTTCTATAAATGGTACAAGTGCATTCACAAAAAATGACTACACACAACAGATAGATAATATAATGCAAACAGTAACCCTCTTTGTAAGTGCCATAGCCAGCGTTGCGTTACTGGTGGGTGTTATAAGCATTGTAAACATCATGTTAGTTAATGTTTCTGAGAGGACAAGAGAAATTGGAGTACTTAAAGCGATAGGCTTTACAAACAGAGAAATACTGGGAAGTATTCTTACAGAAGCGGGTTTATTGGGTTTTATGGCTTCAGTAATAGGCATAATTGCAGCTGCCATTTTAATGGAAATGGGAATTATGTTATATGGACCTCAGTTAGGTCTAGAAAATATGAGCTTTACCCAAATGCTGCCCTTGTGGTTAGTTGCAGGTGTAA